Proteins encoded by one window of Mycolicibacterium sp. ND9-15:
- the ligA gene encoding NAD-dependent DNA ligase LigA gives MTSEGAEDELAAQADDGSDGDLRRRWQTLADEVREHQFRYYVRDSPIISDAEFDEMLRELEALEDEHPELRTPDSPTQLVGGAGFATDFTAADHLEQMLSLDNVFTPDELAAWAARIKGEIGDDAYFLCELKIDGVALSLVYRDGRLERAATRGDGRTGEDVTLNARTIGDIPEKLKGSEQFPLPKVLEVRGEVFFRVADFEELNAGLVAEGKPPFANPRNSAAGSLRQKNPAVTARRKLRMICHGVGHIEGFRPKTLHGAYLALAAWGLPVSEHTTRVKGMAAVTERIAYWGEHRHEVDHEIDGVVVKVDDVALQRRLGSTSRAPRWATAYKYPPEEAQTKLLDILVNVGRTGRVTPYASMVPVKVAGSTVGQATLHNASEVKRKGVLIGDTVVIRKAGDVIPEVLGPVVDLRDGSEREFVMPTHCPACGTKLAPAKEGDADIRCPNTRSCPAQLRERVFHVAGRGAFDIEGLGYEAGTALLQAGVITDEGDLFTLTEADLLCTDLFTTKNGELSANGKRLLANLDRAKSRPLWRVLVALSIRHVGPTAARALATEYGSLDAIMAASEDELAAVEGVGPTIAAAVTEWFTVDWHRAIVDKWRAAGVRMVDERDASIARTLEGLSIVVTGSLTGFSRDEAKEAIVTRGGKAAGSVSKKTAYVVAGDSPGSKYDKAVELNLPILDEDGFARLLEYGPDGI, from the coding sequence GTGACCTCCGAGGGTGCAGAAGACGAGCTGGCCGCGCAGGCCGACGACGGCTCCGACGGAGATTTGCGTCGTCGCTGGCAGACGCTCGCCGACGAGGTCCGCGAGCACCAATTCCGCTACTACGTGCGTGACTCGCCGATCATCAGCGACGCCGAGTTCGACGAGATGCTTCGCGAACTGGAGGCGCTCGAGGACGAGCACCCCGAGCTGCGCACGCCCGACTCACCGACGCAGCTTGTCGGCGGCGCCGGCTTCGCCACGGACTTCACCGCCGCCGATCATCTCGAGCAGATGTTGAGCCTGGACAACGTGTTCACACCCGACGAGCTCGCCGCATGGGCCGCGCGGATCAAAGGCGAGATCGGGGACGACGCCTACTTTCTGTGCGAGCTCAAGATCGACGGGGTGGCCCTGTCGCTGGTGTATCGCGACGGCCGGTTGGAGCGCGCCGCCACCAGAGGCGACGGCCGCACCGGTGAGGACGTCACGTTGAACGCCCGTACCATCGGCGACATACCCGAAAAGCTCAAGGGAAGCGAGCAATTCCCGCTACCGAAGGTTCTCGAGGTGCGCGGTGAGGTGTTCTTCCGGGTGGCCGACTTCGAGGAGCTCAACGCCGGGTTGGTCGCAGAGGGTAAGCCGCCGTTCGCCAACCCGCGCAACAGCGCCGCCGGCTCGCTGCGCCAGAAGAACCCGGCCGTCACCGCGCGTCGCAAGCTGCGGATGATCTGCCACGGCGTGGGCCACATCGAAGGCTTCCGGCCGAAGACACTGCACGGCGCCTACCTGGCCCTCGCGGCCTGGGGGCTGCCGGTCTCCGAGCACACCACCCGGGTGAAGGGGATGGCCGCGGTCACCGAGCGAATCGCTTACTGGGGTGAACATCGCCACGAGGTCGACCACGAAATCGACGGTGTGGTGGTCAAAGTCGATGACGTGGCGCTGCAGCGCCGTCTGGGATCGACGTCGCGGGCGCCACGGTGGGCGACCGCATACAAGTATCCGCCCGAGGAGGCGCAGACCAAGCTGCTCGACATCCTGGTCAACGTCGGCCGCACCGGCCGGGTGACGCCGTACGCGTCCATGGTGCCGGTCAAGGTGGCCGGCTCGACGGTCGGTCAGGCCACGCTGCACAACGCTTCGGAGGTCAAGCGCAAGGGCGTGCTCATCGGCGATACGGTGGTGATCCGCAAGGCCGGTGACGTGATCCCCGAGGTACTCGGTCCGGTCGTCGATCTGCGCGACGGTTCCGAACGCGAGTTCGTGATGCCGACGCACTGTCCGGCGTGCGGAACCAAGCTGGCGCCCGCCAAGGAGGGCGACGCCGATATTCGCTGTCCAAACACCCGGTCCTGTCCGGCGCAGTTGCGCGAGCGCGTGTTTCACGTCGCGGGCCGCGGCGCGTTCGACATCGAGGGCCTGGGCTACGAGGCGGGGACCGCGCTGCTGCAAGCCGGCGTCATCACCGACGAAGGCGACCTGTTCACGCTGACCGAAGCGGACCTGCTGTGCACCGATCTGTTCACCACCAAGAACGGTGAGCTGTCGGCGAACGGCAAACGGTTGCTTGCCAATCTGGACAGGGCCAAGTCGCGACCGTTGTGGCGGGTGCTTGTCGCATTGTCGATCCGTCACGTCGGGCCGACCGCGGCCCGCGCACTGGCCACCGAGTACGGCAGCCTGGACGCGATCATGGCGGCCTCCGAAGACGAATTGGCGGCCGTCGAGGGCGTCGGACCGACCATCGCAGCCGCCGTGACCGAGTGGTTCACCGTCGACTGGCACCGCGCGATCGTGGACAAGTGGCGCGCTGCCGGCGTGCGGATGGTCGACGAACGCGACGCGAGCATCGCGCGCACCCTCGAGGGGCTGTCGATCGTCGTCACCGGGTCGCTGACCGGGTTCTCCCGGGACGAGGCGAAGGAGGCGATCGTCACGCGCGGCGGTAAGGCGGCGGGCTCGGTGTCGAAGAAAACGGCCTATGTGGTGGCGGGGGATTCGCCCGGCTCGAAATACGACAAGGCTGTCGAGTTGAACCTGCCGATCCTCGACGAGGACGGTTTCGCCCGGCTGTTGGAGTACGGACCCGACGGCATCTGA
- a CDS encoding MmcQ/YjbR family DNA-binding protein: MPHPLMFRDDDPVLGRVRTVALSFPEAYEKVSHGRPAFFVANMFVMYGGSVKPETRGEYLQYPQSIIVKVDESDRRALRQDARFFVPAYLGPSGWLGLDLTGEYDWGEVRELIDASFRLTAPNKLVKQLDEV, translated from the coding sequence ATGCCGCACCCGCTCATGTTCCGCGACGACGACCCGGTGCTGGGGCGGGTGCGCACGGTGGCACTTTCGTTTCCCGAGGCCTACGAGAAGGTCTCCCACGGCAGGCCCGCGTTCTTCGTCGCGAACATGTTCGTCATGTACGGCGGCAGCGTCAAACCAGAAACCAGAGGCGAGTATCTGCAGTACCCGCAGTCGATCATCGTCAAAGTCGACGAAAGCGACCGGCGGGCGCTGCGGCAGGACGCCCGGTTCTTCGTCCCCGCCTACCTCGGACCGTCGGGGTGGTTGGGTCTGGATCTGACGGGCGAGTACGACTGGGGTGAAGTGCGCGAGCTGATCGATGCCTCGTTCCGACTGACCGCGCCCAACAAACTCGTCAAACAGCTCGACGAAGTCTGA
- a CDS encoding 4-coumarate--CoA ligase family protein has translation MSFASPFPEVDIPSKSVYDYLFGDIAETDLDRVALVDAKSGRETSFRELISRVDAFAGALAGRGIGVGDVVGLLSPNSSGFAVAFHGILRAGATATTINTLFTAKDIANQLTDSNAKMLVTVSPLLAHAEEAAAAAGLPDDGLVVLDGPGQAGDGHPNAADLMGRGHLPPQVSFAPSSHLAALPYSSGTTGYPKGVMLTHRNLVANVAQIRPLHGMVADDTVLAVLPFFHIYGLTVLLNAAVHARARLVIMPSFDLGDFLANIQNHRCTIAFIAPPVAVALAKHPSVDEYDLSSLNVVMSGAAPLDAELGHAVAKRLDCSVVQGYGMSELSPVSHITPFDGGRHEMKMVAPLSSVGWTVSNAASKIVDPETRDEIDPPAEGLSATGELWFKGPNVMAGYLGNEKATKETIDDGGWLHTGDLAQVDADGCVYIVDRLKELIKYKGYQVPPAELEALLLSHPAVADAAVIGVHDAEGEEIPKAFVVKQSGAELTEEEIIEFVAGQVAPYKKVRQVEFIDAVPKSASGKILRKDLRG, from the coding sequence ATGAGTTTTGCCAGCCCGTTCCCCGAAGTCGACATACCGTCCAAAAGCGTCTACGACTACCTGTTCGGCGACATCGCCGAAACCGACCTCGATCGTGTCGCGCTCGTCGACGCGAAGTCCGGTCGCGAGACCAGCTTCCGCGAACTGATATCGCGGGTAGACGCGTTCGCGGGCGCGCTCGCCGGGCGCGGGATCGGCGTGGGAGACGTCGTCGGGCTGCTCTCGCCGAACAGTTCGGGCTTCGCCGTCGCCTTTCACGGCATTCTGCGCGCAGGCGCGACGGCCACCACAATCAACACACTGTTCACCGCCAAGGACATCGCCAACCAACTGACCGACTCCAACGCCAAGATGTTGGTCACGGTGTCGCCGCTGTTGGCGCACGCCGAGGAAGCGGCAGCGGCCGCCGGGCTGCCCGATGACGGCCTGGTGGTACTCGACGGGCCCGGCCAAGCCGGCGACGGCCATCCCAACGCCGCAGACCTGATGGGGCGCGGCCACCTGCCGCCGCAGGTCAGCTTCGCGCCATCGTCACACCTGGCGGCGCTGCCGTACAGCTCGGGAACGACCGGATACCCGAAGGGTGTCATGCTCACCCACCGCAACCTGGTGGCCAATGTGGCCCAGATCCGGCCGCTGCACGGAATGGTCGCCGACGACACGGTGCTTGCGGTTCTCCCGTTCTTCCACATTTACGGGCTGACGGTTCTGCTCAACGCCGCAGTGCACGCCCGGGCCCGGCTCGTCATCATGCCGAGCTTCGACCTCGGCGACTTCTTGGCCAACATCCAGAACCACCGGTGCACGATCGCTTTCATCGCACCGCCGGTCGCCGTGGCGCTGGCCAAGCATCCGTCGGTCGACGAATACGATCTGTCGTCGTTGAACGTCGTGATGTCGGGTGCGGCCCCGCTGGACGCCGAGCTCGGCCACGCCGTCGCGAAAAGACTCGATTGCAGCGTCGTTCAGGGCTACGGCATGAGCGAACTCAGCCCCGTCAGCCACATCACGCCGTTCGACGGCGGCCGGCACGAGATGAAGATGGTCGCGCCGCTGAGCTCGGTCGGATGGACGGTGTCCAACGCTGCATCGAAGATCGTCGACCCCGAGACCCGTGACGAAATCGACCCGCCGGCAGAGGGTCTCAGCGCGACCGGCGAATTGTGGTTCAAGGGACCCAACGTGATGGCCGGCTATCTCGGCAACGAGAAAGCCACCAAGGAGACGATCGACGACGGAGGCTGGCTGCACACCGGCGACCTCGCGCAGGTCGACGCGGACGGCTGCGTGTACATCGTCGACCGACTCAAGGAGCTGATCAAGTACAAGGGCTATCAGGTACCGCCCGCCGAACTGGAGGCCCTGCTGCTGAGTCATCCCGCCGTCGCGGACGCCGCCGTGATCGGGGTCCACGACGCCGAAGGTGAAGAGATCCCGAAAGCGTTCGTGGTCAAGCAGTCCGGTGCTGAGTTGACCGAGGAGGAGATCATCGAGTTCGTCGCCGGTCAGGTGGCGCCCTACAAGAAGGTTCGCCAGGTCGAGTTCATCGATGCGGTGCCGAAGTCGGCCTCGGGCAAAATCCTGCGCAAGGATCTGCGTGGCTGA